A single genomic interval of Oryza sativa Japonica Group chromosome 7, ASM3414082v1 harbors:
- the LOC4343523 gene encoding isopentenyl-diphosphate Delta-isomerase I, with product MAGAAAAVEDAGMDEVQKRLMFDDECILVDEQDNVVGHESKYNCHLMEKIESENLLHRAFSVFLFNSKYELLLQQRSATKVTFPLVWTNTCCSHPLYRESELIQENYLGVRNAAQRKLLDELGIPAEDVPVDQFTPLGRMLYKAPSDGKWGEHELDYLLFIVRDVKVVPNPDEVADVKYVSREQLKELIRKADAGEEGLKLSPWFRLVVDNFLMGWWDHVEKGTLNEAVDMETIHKLK from the exons ATGCATTTTGGTGGATGAACAAGACAATGTTGTTGGCCATGAATCAAAATATAACT GCCATCTGATGGAAAAAATCGAATCTGAAAATCTACTTCATAGGGCTTTCAGTGTATTCCTGTTCAACTCAAAATATGAACTCCTACTCCAG CAACGATCTGCAACAAAGGTTACATTTCCTCTAGTTTGGACCAACACTTGCTGCAGCCATCCTCTGTACCGTGAGTCTGAGCTTATACAGGAAAACTACCTTG GTGTTAGAAATGCTGCTCAGAGGAAGCTCTTGGATGAGCTGGGCATCCCAGCTGAAGATGTGCCAGTTGACCAATTCACCCCTCTTGGTCGGATGCTTTACAAGGCCCCATCTGATGGAAAATGGGGTGAACACGAGC TTGACTACCTGCTGTTCATCGTCCGCGACGTGAAGGTAGTCCCGAACCCGGACGAAGTGGCCGATGTGAAATACGTGAGCCGTGAGCAGCTGAAGGAGCTCATCCGCAAAGCGGACGCCGGAGAGGAAGGCCTGAAGCTGTCTCCCTGGTTCCGGCTGGTTGTTGACAACTTCCTCATGGGCTGGTGGGATCACGTCGAGAAAGGCACCCTCAACGAGGCCGTGGACATGGAGACCATCCACAAGCTGAAGTAA
- the LOC4343524 gene encoding uncharacterized protein: MSKKKAVTTMTLKDFHGGSIPSELPLPSAPGVSARPADRPVASQAAAPAASARPRAPATSAAAAAAAAAAVPSFLTNPSRIGRHFDEDERTPFEAASTPRRPAPSPPSFAPSPAAGPTRSGPGNAWGPRREAAPTAAPVSPAASGGGGGQIWSATRIAQASAVEKVISGRWNSSKPSSPPAAPVSVPVVVETHVAPPEMERPKSVGVRELDGGIERSVAPVRPASHEGRVGEARGLEVQERPRVGDVPERPRVGDVLPERPKLKLLPRSKPIEASEPSPVYVEEKQVHQVPVVANTVQVDVIHDVHQNVVAPKAGVAGADAEGRAVERPRLNLKPRSNAVGQSDESAPKERQSLFGGARPREQVLRERGIDALASDLDKTSPVGRSKSEFAKGEQKVEAMSINPSGEKAESFPAGSRGPRNADKKDYRRDTDRSDVYRPTRREDNRRVARDVEKPEQQRPEPETWRKPVEPPKPEVVAPRFGKGASALELAQAFSKSMSDTVPQSRLTSVPSPKVPQSPGTRDQVGFSRLTDNRALHSSPSQRKINGY, translated from the exons atgtcGAAGAAGAAGGCGGTGACGACGATGACGCTCAAGGACTTCCACGGCGGCTCCATCCCCTCCgagctccccctcccctccgcccccGGCGT CTCCGCGCGCCCGGCGGACCGCCCCGTGGCCTCCCAGGCGGCCGCTCCCGCGGCGTCCGCTCGCCCCCGCGCCCCggcgacctccgccgccgctgccgcggcggcggcggccgcggtccCGTCGTTCCTCACCAACCCTTCCCGCATCGGCCGCCACTTCGACGAGGACGAGCGCACGCCCTTCgaggccgcctccacgccgcgccgcccggccccgtcGCCCCCGTCGTTCGCCCCATCCCCGGCTGCGGGGCCCACCAGATCCGGGCCCGGGAACGCCTGGGggccgaggagggaggcggctccGACCGCGGCGCCGGTGAGTCCtgccgccagcggcggcggcggtggtcagATCTGGTCGGCGACGCGCATTGCGCAGGCGAGCGCCGTGGAGAAGGTGATCTCCGGGAGGTGGAACTCGTCGAaaccctcctctccaccggcgGCGCCTGTGTCGGTCCCAGTGGTGGTGGAGACTCATGTTGCACCGCCGGAGATGGAGAGGCCAAAGTCAGTCGGGGTGAGAGAGCTGGATGGTGGCATAGAGAGGAGCGTGGCGCCAGTGAGGCCTGCGTCGCATGAAGGCAGGGTTGGGGAGGCTAGAGGCTTGGAGGTGCAAGAGAGACCTAGGGTGGGTGATGTGCCAGAGAGACCTAGGGTTGGTGATGTGCTGCCAGAGAGACCTAAGTTGAAGCTGCTTCCTCGCTCCAAGCCAATCGAGGCTTCAGAACCATCTCCTGTCTATGTTGAAGAGAAGCAG GTGCATCAGGTTCCAGTGGTCGCGAATACTGTGCAGGTTGACGTTATTCATGATGTGCACCAGAATGTTGTAGCACCTAAAGCAGGAGTAGCAGGGGCAGATGCTGAGGGCCGGGCAGTGGAGCGACCACGATTGAATCTGAAACCCCGCTCCAATGCAGTAGGACAGTCTGATGAAAGTGCTCCAAAGGAAAG GCAATCCCTCTTTGGTGGAGCTCGGCCCAGGGAACAA GTTCTCAGAGAGCGTGGAATAGATGCTTTAGCAAGTGACCTTGATAAGACATCTCCAGTTGGCAG GTCTAAAAGTGAATTTGCAAAGGGTGAGCAGAAGGTCGAAGCTATGTCCATTAACCCTTCAGGTGAAAAGGCTGAGAGTTTTCCAGCTGGTTCTAGAGGCCCAAGGAATGCTGATAAGAAAGACTACAGGCGGGATACAGACCGGAGTGATGTGTATAGGCCTACACGACGGGAGGACAACAGGAGAGTTGCTAGAGATGTGGAGAAGCCCGAGCAACAGCGTCCAGAGCCTGAAACCTGGCGTAAGCCAGTTGAGCCACCAAAGCCTGAGGTTGTTGCACCTCGTTTTGGGAAAGGAGCATCTGCATTGGAGCTTGCACAAGCCTTCTCGAAGTCCATGTCTGATACTGTGCCTCAGAGTCGCTTGACAAGTGTTCCTAGCCCTAAAGTGCCCCAGAGTCCAGGGACCAGGGATCAGGTTGGCTTCTCAAGGCTCACTGACAACCGGGCATTACACTCTAGCCCCTCGCAGCGAAAGATTAACGGTTACTAA